The Flexivirga oryzae genome has a segment encoding these proteins:
- a CDS encoding type II toxin-antitoxin system Phd/YefM family antitoxin, translated as MRTVTATEASRSFAAILDEAERGHSVVVTRGGRRIATIGPADASNGADFLALLDGNATDEGFAADVTAAREAAVLEGPVWPAD; from the coding sequence ATGCGCACCGTGACGGCAACCGAGGCGAGCCGTTCGTTCGCTGCCATTTTGGACGAAGCGGAACGGGGACACTCCGTGGTCGTCACTCGGGGGGGTCGAAGAATCGCGACGATCGGCCCAGCCGATGCAAGCAACGGCGCCGACTTCCTCGCGTTGCTGGATGGGAACGCAACCGACGAGGGCTTTGCTGCCGATGTCACTGCGGCCCGAGAAGCCGCAGTGCTCGAAGGACCGGTGTGGCCCGCCGACTGA
- a CDS encoding DinB family protein: MDDDAAKANLYNYLKHEREALVSKLDGLSEYDVRRPLTVTGTNLLGLVKHLATWEARYLGEVFQRPFPEPLPRWDSEAERLADMWATGQESRNDIIDRYRRVWDHSDATVAALRLDSTGRVAWWEDAEVPLFNVLVHLLAETSRHAGHSDILREQLDGAVGTDAEAMADQQHDQAFWAQRRELIEAAARSAG, translated from the coding sequence ATGGACGACGACGCGGCCAAGGCAAATCTGTACAACTACCTCAAGCACGAGCGCGAAGCGCTGGTGTCCAAGCTCGACGGGCTCTCCGAGTATGACGTTCGTCGTCCGCTCACCGTCACCGGGACGAATCTGCTGGGCCTGGTGAAGCACTTGGCGACATGGGAGGCCCGGTATCTCGGTGAGGTCTTCCAGCGTCCATTTCCCGAACCGTTGCCTCGATGGGACAGCGAAGCAGAGCGGCTCGCCGACATGTGGGCGACCGGGCAGGAGTCGCGCAATGACATCATCGACCGTTACCGACGGGTGTGGGATCACAGCGACGCCACGGTCGCCGCGCTGCGGCTCGACAGCACGGGCCGTGTGGCGTGGTGGGAGGACGCGGAGGTGCCACTGTTCAACGTCCTTGTCCACTTGCTCGCCGAGACGAGCAGGCACGCCGGGCACTCCGACATCTTGCGCGAGCAGCTGGACGGTGCGGTGGGTACTGATGCGGAAGCCATGGCCGACCAGCAGCACGATCAGGCATTCTGGGCCCAGCGGCGTGAACTGATCGAAGCAGCTGCCCGGTCGGCTGGCTAA
- a CDS encoding PIN domain-containing protein, which translates to MARRLIIDTGVLVASERARAGLAAVITEDDDLVIAAITVAELRTGIELATEAHRAARNEFLIKVLETLPVEPYDLATAEAHGRLLAHVHRTGTPGRAHDLIIAATAVATSRTVLTTDRNAHFGDLPGVDCIVVS; encoded by the coding sequence GTGGCCCGCCGACTGATCATCGATACCGGGGTACTCGTCGCGTCCGAACGGGCACGTGCCGGACTAGCGGCGGTCATCACCGAGGATGACGATCTCGTCATCGCTGCGATCACGGTGGCCGAGTTACGCACCGGCATCGAACTGGCCACTGAAGCTCACCGCGCGGCACGCAACGAGTTCCTCATCAAGGTCTTGGAGACCTTGCCGGTCGAGCCTTATGACTTGGCCACCGCTGAGGCGCACGGGCGCCTCCTGGCACACGTTCACCGCACCGGGACGCCAGGTCGCGCACACGACTTGATCATCGCCGCGACCGCCGTGGCCACCAGTCGCACAGTGTTGACCACGGACCGCAACGCCCACTTCGGTGACCTTCCAGGGGTCGACTGCATCGTGGTCAGCTGA
- a CDS encoding GNAT family N-acetyltransferase, which yields MTVYTERDQPGFAELVNDVHAEFGFSVDPELAADLDNPTAYYRHLWMVRLEDGAVVGSVALTPPEHRVTTLKRMYLRPEHRGRGLGRQLLTLAIATSRRDGCRLIVLDTSDRQTDAIRLYEAAGFRLHHTSGITRYYTLDITEP from the coding sequence GTGACGGTCTACACCGAGCGAGATCAACCAGGATTCGCAGAGTTGGTCAATGACGTCCATGCTGAGTTCGGGTTCAGCGTCGATCCGGAGCTTGCCGCCGACCTGGACAACCCAACGGCCTACTACCGGCACTTGTGGATGGTCAGGCTCGAGGACGGGGCGGTCGTCGGTTCAGTCGCTCTCACTCCGCCAGAGCACAGGGTCACCACACTGAAACGGATGTACTTGCGGCCCGAGCATCGCGGCCGCGGCCTGGGCCGGCAGCTTCTCACACTTGCCATCGCAACGTCCCGCCGCGATGGCTGCAGGCTGATCGTCCTCGATACCAGCGATCGCCAAACCGACGCCATCCGGCTGTACGAGGCAGCAGGATTTCGGTTGCACCACACGTCTGGGATCACGCGCTACTACACGCTGGACATCACGGAACCGTAG
- a CDS encoding HAD family hydrolase codes for MWDMDGTLVDTEPLWIAAEKELVASYGGVWGDDMAHQLVGNSLIVSGQIIRDNSPVTLSTEEIVDYLLERVIAGMRRHVPWRPGAAELLKHLVAEGIPNALVTMSYESFAGVLIDAVPEGTFTVVVTGDKVSKGKPDPEAYTTAVAALGVPASECVAIEDSIPGVRAAVSAGVPTIAVPHVTAVPEIDGATRVDTLVGLTPGRLRAVVQRG; via the coding sequence CTGTGGGACATGGACGGGACGCTGGTCGACACCGAACCGCTGTGGATCGCTGCCGAGAAGGAGCTGGTCGCGTCGTACGGCGGCGTGTGGGGCGACGACATGGCCCATCAACTGGTCGGTAATTCGCTGATCGTCTCCGGCCAGATCATCCGGGACAACAGCCCGGTGACGTTGTCCACCGAGGAGATCGTCGACTACCTGCTCGAGCGGGTGATCGCCGGCATGCGCCGGCACGTGCCGTGGCGCCCGGGCGCCGCTGAACTGCTGAAACACCTGGTGGCAGAGGGGATTCCGAACGCGCTGGTGACGATGTCGTACGAGTCCTTCGCCGGCGTCCTCATCGATGCGGTGCCGGAAGGCACCTTCACGGTGGTCGTCACCGGTGACAAGGTGAGCAAGGGGAAACCGGACCCGGAGGCCTACACGACGGCGGTGGCGGCGCTCGGCGTGCCCGCCTCCGAGTGCGTGGCGATCGAGGACTCGATCCCCGGTGTGCGTGCGGCCGTCTCTGCCGGCGTTCCCACCATCGCGGTCCCACACGTCACCGCGGTGCCGGAGATCGACGGTGCAACCCGCGTCGACACGTTGGTCGGGCTCACCCCTGGCCGGCTGCGCGCAGTCGTTCAGCGCGGTTGA
- the metH gene encoding methionine synthase, which yields MAQRVLLLDGSMGVFIQRHKLSEEEFRGERFADWSQDVKGNNDLLSITNPAVIRSIHDEYLAAGADIIETNTFSAQRISMADYGMQELSYELNYESAKLARAACDAVTTSEHPRYVAGALGPTNRTASISPDVNDPGARNVSFEELVEAYHEQASGLVDGGSDLLLVETIFDTLNAKAAIFALETLFEERGRRWPVFISGTITDASGRTLSGQLTEAFWNSIRHAQPLAVGFNCALGAADMRQYAAELSRLADCFTFCYPNAGLPNAFGEYDQTPEDMANVLGGFATDGLVNILGGCCGTTPEHISEIGRRIVDAAPRQPAQPSPAMRLSGLEPLNITEESLFVNVGERTNITGSARFRKLIKEGDYSTALSVARQQVEAGAQVIDINMDEGMIDGVAAMDRFCKLIASEPDICTVPVMIDSSKWEVIEAGLRCVQGKSIVNSISMKEGVDSFIEHAKLCRKYGAAVVVMAFDEVGQADTAERKKEICQAAYKILTEEVHFPAEDIIFDPNIFALATGIEEHANYGVDFIEATQWIKQNLPGALISGGVSNVSFSFRGNNPVREAIHAVFLYHAIHAGMDMGIVNAGALAVYDEIDERLRDRIEDVILNRREDGTERLLEIAQEFNKAGEKVDDSTANEWRNAPVRERITHALVKGIDEFIVDDTEQMRLELLEQGERPLTVIEGPLMDGMGVVGDLFGAGKMFLPQVVKSARVMKKAVAHLIPFIEAEKKPGDAERTNGKIVMATVKGDVHDIGKNIVGVVLQCNNYEVVDLGVMVPGQKILDTAKAENADMIGVSGLITPSLDEMVNLAAEMERQGFEIPLLIGGATTSRAHTAVKITQKYHGPVVWVKDASRSVPTAAALLSDERRPAFMADIDADYESIRKRHAAKGTERPLLSYDDAIAGRTPIDWSDYQPPRPHFLLQQARDIGNDGELGPISSFTRTFQDYSLETLREYIDWQPFFNAWELKGRFPDILNNPASGEAARKLWDDAQVMMDRLIDEHWLQANGVVGFFPANAVGDDVEVYTDESRREVRTVLHHLRQQGHHRAGVPNRSLADFVAPKDTGLPDYVGGFAVTGGLGAPDKIMEFKAELDDYSGILLESLADRLAEAFAERMHAVVRHDLWGYAPDERLSNDELIAEKYRGIRPAPGYPACPDHTEKLTLFNLLDATNQTGIELTDSMAMWPGAAVSGWYFSHPESQYFVVGRIGKDQVSSYAERKGWTMRQAERWLSSSLGYEPED from the coding sequence TCCTCCTGGACGGGTCGATGGGGGTGTTCATCCAGCGGCACAAGCTCTCCGAGGAGGAGTTCCGCGGGGAACGCTTCGCGGACTGGTCCCAGGACGTCAAGGGCAACAACGATCTGCTGTCGATCACCAACCCGGCGGTGATCCGGTCGATCCACGACGAGTACCTCGCCGCCGGTGCGGACATCATCGAGACCAATACCTTCAGCGCCCAGCGTATTTCGATGGCCGACTACGGCATGCAGGAGCTGAGCTACGAGCTCAACTACGAGTCGGCGAAGCTGGCTCGTGCGGCCTGCGACGCGGTCACGACTTCCGAGCACCCCCGGTATGTCGCGGGCGCCCTCGGACCGACCAACCGGACCGCGTCCATCTCACCCGACGTCAACGACCCGGGCGCCCGCAACGTCAGCTTCGAGGAACTCGTCGAGGCCTACCACGAGCAGGCCTCCGGCCTGGTCGACGGCGGCAGCGACCTGCTGCTGGTCGAGACCATCTTCGACACCCTCAACGCCAAGGCGGCGATCTTCGCGCTGGAGACGCTCTTCGAGGAGCGCGGCCGGCGCTGGCCGGTGTTCATCTCCGGCACCATCACCGACGCCTCCGGCCGCACCCTGTCCGGGCAACTGACCGAGGCGTTCTGGAACAGCATCCGGCACGCGCAGCCGCTCGCGGTCGGCTTCAACTGCGCGCTGGGTGCCGCCGACATGCGCCAGTACGCCGCCGAGCTGTCACGGCTGGCCGACTGCTTCACCTTCTGCTACCCCAACGCCGGGCTGCCGAACGCCTTCGGCGAATACGACCAGACCCCCGAGGACATGGCGAACGTGCTCGGCGGCTTCGCGACCGACGGCCTGGTCAACATCCTCGGCGGCTGTTGCGGCACGACCCCGGAGCACATCTCCGAGATCGGCAGACGCATCGTGGACGCCGCACCGCGGCAGCCCGCGCAGCCGTCGCCGGCCATGCGCCTTTCGGGGCTGGAACCGCTGAACATCACCGAGGAGTCGCTGTTCGTCAACGTCGGTGAGCGCACCAACATCACGGGGTCGGCGCGTTTCCGCAAGCTGATCAAGGAGGGCGACTACTCGACCGCTCTCAGCGTCGCCCGCCAGCAGGTCGAGGCCGGCGCGCAGGTGATCGACATCAACATGGACGAAGGCATGATCGACGGCGTCGCGGCGATGGACCGCTTCTGCAAGCTGATCGCCTCCGAGCCCGACATCTGCACGGTCCCGGTCATGATCGACTCCTCCAAGTGGGAGGTCATCGAGGCCGGATTGCGTTGCGTCCAGGGCAAGTCCATCGTCAACTCGATCTCGATGAAGGAAGGCGTCGACAGCTTCATCGAGCACGCCAAGCTGTGCCGGAAGTATGGCGCGGCGGTCGTCGTGATGGCGTTCGACGAGGTCGGCCAGGCCGACACGGCGGAGCGGAAGAAGGAGATCTGCCAGGCGGCATACAAGATCCTCACCGAGGAGGTGCACTTCCCGGCGGAGGACATCATCTTCGACCCCAACATCTTCGCCCTGGCGACGGGCATCGAGGAGCACGCCAACTACGGCGTCGACTTCATCGAGGCGACGCAGTGGATCAAGCAGAATCTGCCAGGAGCACTGATCTCCGGTGGCGTGTCCAACGTGTCGTTCAGCTTCCGCGGGAACAACCCGGTCCGGGAGGCGATCCACGCCGTCTTCCTCTACCACGCGATCCACGCCGGCATGGACATGGGCATCGTCAACGCCGGTGCCCTGGCCGTCTACGACGAGATCGACGAGCGGCTGCGCGATCGGATCGAGGACGTGATCCTCAACCGGCGCGAGGACGGGACCGAACGTCTGCTCGAGATCGCCCAGGAGTTCAACAAGGCGGGGGAGAAGGTCGACGACAGCACCGCGAACGAGTGGCGCAACGCCCCGGTGCGTGAACGGATCACGCACGCCCTGGTGAAGGGCATCGACGAGTTCATCGTCGACGACACCGAACAGATGCGGCTGGAGCTGCTCGAGCAGGGTGAGCGCCCGCTGACGGTGATCGAGGGCCCGCTGATGGACGGCATGGGTGTCGTCGGTGATCTCTTCGGCGCCGGCAAGATGTTCCTGCCGCAGGTCGTGAAGTCGGCGCGCGTGATGAAAAAGGCTGTCGCACACCTGATTCCGTTCATCGAGGCGGAGAAGAAGCCGGGCGACGCCGAGCGCACCAACGGCAAGATCGTGATGGCGACGGTCAAGGGCGACGTCCACGACATCGGCAAGAACATCGTCGGTGTCGTGCTGCAGTGCAACAACTACGAGGTCGTCGACCTGGGCGTGATGGTGCCCGGCCAGAAGATCCTCGACACCGCCAAGGCCGAGAACGCCGACATGATCGGGGTGTCCGGGCTGATCACACCGTCGCTGGACGAGATGGTCAACCTCGCCGCGGAGATGGAGCGACAGGGGTTCGAGATCCCGTTGCTGATCGGCGGGGCCACGACGTCCCGCGCGCACACCGCCGTCAAGATCACCCAGAAGTACCACGGTCCGGTCGTATGGGTGAAGGACGCGTCACGGTCCGTCCCGACCGCGGCCGCATTGCTGTCCGACGAGCGGCGGCCGGCGTTCATGGCCGACATCGACGCCGACTACGAGTCGATCCGCAAGCGGCATGCCGCGAAAGGCACTGAGCGGCCTCTGCTTTCGTATGACGATGCGATCGCCGGGCGCACCCCGATCGACTGGAGCGACTACCAGCCGCCGCGCCCGCACTTCCTGCTGCAGCAGGCTCGCGACATCGGCAACGACGGCGAACTCGGGCCGATCTCGTCATTCACCCGCACGTTCCAGGACTACTCGCTGGAGACGCTGCGCGAATACATCGACTGGCAGCCGTTCTTCAACGCGTGGGAGTTGAAGGGCCGGTTCCCCGACATCCTCAACAACCCGGCGAGTGGTGAGGCGGCCCGCAAGCTGTGGGACGACGCACAGGTGATGATGGACCGGCTGATCGACGAGCACTGGCTGCAGGCCAACGGCGTCGTGGGGTTCTTCCCGGCGAATGCCGTCGGGGACGACGTCGAGGTCTACACCGACGAGTCCCGTCGCGAGGTCCGCACGGTGCTGCACCACCTGCGCCAGCAGGGCCACCACCGCGCCGGTGTCCCCAACCGGTCGCTGGCTGACTTCGTCGCCCCGAAGGACACCGGGCTGCCCGACTACGTCGGCGGTTTCGCCGTCACCGGCGGTCTTGGCGCACCCGACAAGATCATGGAGTTCAAGGCCGAACTCGACGACTACAGCGGGATCCTGCTGGAGTCGCTGGCCGATCGACTCGCCGAGGCGTTCGCCGAGCGCATGCACGCCGTCGTGCGGCACGACCTGTGGGGTTACGCACCGGACGAGCGGCTCAGCAACGACGAACTCATCGCCGAGAAGTACCGCGGCATCCGGCCGGCACCGGGCTACCCGGCCTGTCCGGACCACACCGAGAAGCTCACGCTCTTCAATCTGCTCGATGCGACCAACCAGACCGGCATCGAGCTGACCGACTCGATGGCGATGTGGCCCGGCGCCGCGGTGAGCGGCTGGTACTTCTCGCACCCGGAGTCGCAGTACTTCGTCGTCGGCCGGATCGGCAAGGACCAGGTCAGCTCGTATGCCGAGCGCAAGGGCTGGACGATGCGGCAGGCCGAGCGCTGGCTCTCCTCGAGCCTCGGATACGAGCCGGAGGACTGA